Within the Halomonas sp. HL-93 genome, the region AGCAGCAGGTCGTCATCGTTTAGGGCGGCAAAAAGCTCGGGCAGGCGGGCATCGAAGTGCTCAAGCGCCGCGGCATAGCCCGGCACGTCGCGGCGGTGACCGTAAACCGAGTCAAAATCGACGAAGTTGGCCATGATCATGGTCGGGCGGTCGCTGGTTTCCTTGGCAGTACGCGCTATCTCGCCAAGCGTCGCTTCCATCAGCGCATCGTGGCCGCTGGCTTTGACCTTGTGGGTGATCCCGCAGTGGGCGTAGATATCGGCAATCTTGCCGATCGAGACCACTTCGCCTCCGGCCTCGGCAAGCTTTTGCAGCACGGTAGGCGTCGGCGGCTCAACGCTGTAGTCGCGGCGGTTGCCGGTGCGGGCGAAGCTTGCGCTGTCGTCGCCAACAAACGGGCGGGCGATTACCCGGCCAATGTTGTAGGGCTCAAGCAGTCCGCGCACGGTTTCGCACAGCTCATAAAGCCGTTCAAGGCCATAGTGCTCCTCGTGAGCGGCAATCTGGAACACGGAGTCCGCCGAGGTGTAGACGATCGGCTTGCCGGTAGCGACGTGCTCTTCCCCCAGGCGGGCGATGATCTCGGTGCCCGAGGCGTGGCAATTGCCGATTACACCGGGAAGGTTGGCCTCCTCGACAATCCTGTCGAGCAGCTCAGCCGGGAAGCTATTGGTCTTATCGAGAAAGTAGCCCCAGTCAAAGCGGACGGGGACGCCGGCAATTTCCCAGTGACCGGAAGGCGTGTCCTTGCCGCTGGAAATCTCCTTGGCGTGGGCGTAAGCGCCTTCCAGCGTGTTGGGCAGGTCAACGCCTTCGGCAACGCTGCCAGTGGCATCGCGGTGGGCGTGAAACAACCCCAGCGCGGCCATGTTGGGTAGTTTCAGCGGCCCGGAACGTTCGGCGGTATCGGCCTCACCACGCGCGCAGGCGGCGGCGATGTGGCCCAGGGTGTCGGCCCCCTGGTCACCGAATTTTTCGGCGTCCGGCGCGCTGCCGATGCCAAACGAATCGAGAACCACGACGATGGCACGGCGCATTAGGCTTCTCCTCGGAAAGTGTCTTGAAGTAGCTTGTCGGCGGTAGCGGGCTGCTCGCCCAGCGTAACCGCCGCGCGTAGCTGATCGGCGGCGCGGGCGGCAGCGTCTTCGCTTTGGGCGTGCACCATGGCGATGGGGCGCTGGCTGTCGACACGAACGCCGATTTCGGCGATGTCGCTGAAACCGACGCTATGGTCGACGCTGGCGTCGTTGCGCAGACGGCCACCGCCGAGTTCCACCACGCTCATGCCCACGGCGCGAGTGTCAATACGTTGCACGATGCCATCCTGCTCGGGATAGACCGCCTGAACCACCGACGCGGTGGCCAAATAACTATCCGAGCGCTCCATGAAGTCGGCGGGGCCGCCCAGCTCGTGCACCATGCGGGCGAAGACCTCGGCGGCCGCGCCGGAGGTAAGCGCTTTTTCAAGCTTGGCTAGCGCTTCGTCACGGCTGGCAGCCAGCTTGCCCGCCATCAGCATTTCCACCGCCAGTTCGCGGGTTACCTGCATGACGCGGCTATCGGAGCGCTCGCCGCGCAGCAGCGCCAGGGTTTCGACGATCTCGACCGCATTGCCGGCGCAGGGGGCCAGCGGCTGGCTCATGTCGGTGAGCAGTGCGGTGGTGGGAGTGCCTGCCTGGGTGGCCACGTTGGCGATGCTCTTGGCCAGTTCGCGGGATTTCTCTGGAGTGGGCATAAAAGCGCCGCTGCCGACTTTGACGTCCATCACCAGGGCGTCAAGCCCCGAGGCCAACTTTTTACCCAGAATCGAGGCGGTGATCAACGGGATGGATTCCACCGTGGCGGTCACGTCGCGCACCCCGTAGATACGCTTATCCGCGGGGGCGAGGTTGCCGGTTTGGCCGATAATCGCCACGCCGGTGGATTTCACCACATCGCCGAAGCGTTCCGGGGCGGGGTAGGGGTTGTAGCCGGGAATGGACTCGAGCTTGTCCAGCGTGCCGCCGGTGTGGCCCAGGCCGCGGCCGGAAATCATCGGCACAAAGGCACCGCAGGCCGCGACCCAGGGGCCAAGCACCAGCGATACTAGATCGCCCACGCCGCCGGTGGAGTGTTTATCGACGACCGGCCCCGGTAGGTTGAGTGAGTCCCAGTTCATCACATGGCCCGAATCGCGTGTAGCCGTGGTCAGCGCCACGACTTCTTCGCGGCTCATGCCGTTCAAGAACACCGCCATGGTGAACGCGCTAATTTGCGCATCGCTGATGCGGTCGTCGGCAATGCTTTGTACAAAGGCTTTGATTTCTTCAGCGGGCAGCGGCTGGCCGTCGCGCTTCAGGCGAATCAGTTCTTGGGGAAGCAAGGTGTGCTGGGAAGCCATTAGTAGCCTCCCTCAGTGGTGGATCGCGGGTTGCCATCCAGCGTATTGAGCAAGTTACCCAGCAAACTCGACGCGCCAAAGCGAAAGTGTTTAGCCGAGACCCACTGATTACCCATGATATTGGCCGCCAAGGCTAAATACTCGGCGGCATCTTCTGCTGTTTTGACACCACCGGCTGCTTTGAAGCCAACATCTTTACCACTGGCTTTGATCGCCTTGAGCATGATCTCGGCGGCTTCCAGCGTTGCGTTGACGGCCACCTTGCCGGTTGAGGTTTTGATAAAGTCCGCGCCGCCCTCAATGGCCAACTCGCTTGCCCGTTTAATAAGGGCGGGATCCTTGAGTTCGCCTGATTCGATGATGACTTTTAAGAGCGCCTGGCCGCCGCAGGCCGCGTGGCACATTTCCACCAGTTCGCGGCCAGTATCTTCATCACCTGCCATGAGGGCACGGTAGGGGAACACCACATCGACTTCATCCGCGCCGGAGGCAACGGCTTCACGGGTTTCTCGGGCAGCGCCCATGATGTCGTCACCGCCAAGGGGGAAGTTGGTCACGGTGGCAATTTTGACTTCACCACTAAGCTTGTGGGCGGTGAGTGCGCGACGTGCCGTCACCACAAACTGGGGGTATATGCATACCGCTGCCGGATGGCCATAGGGCGTTTTCGCCTGCTGGCAAAGCGATTCGATGGTCGCATCAGTATCGGTATCGTTAAGACTGGTTAGGTCCATTAGTGAAAGCGCCTGGCGCGCGGCAAGGGTCACGTTAATCGAAGCGGTCATGGACATCTCGCACAGTTATTATCAACGGAAAAAAACGGGCACTACCGTATATGACAGCAGCGCCCGAGATATAGCTTATTATTACGTTAAGTAGCGGCGCTGCCTAGGGCGATAAAGAAGCCTGCAATGGAGGCTGACATCAGGTTAGACAGTGTACCGGCCAATACCGCTTTGACACCAAAACGGGCGATTTCCTTGCGACGTGTCGGGGCAATGCTACCCAGGCCACCCAGCAAAATCGCAATCGACGACAAATTCGCAAAGCCACACAGGGCAAAGGAAAGAATCGCCGTGGTATGCGGCGTCATTGCCTGGCCAGTGGCCGCCACCATCTGCTCGCCCTCAATATAGGGAGCCAGGTTGATATAGGCGACAAACTCATTGACCACCAGTTTTTGGCCGATGAACGAGCCGGCTAGCGTCGCTTCTTCCCAGGGTACGCCCAGTAAAAATGCCAGCGGGGCAAACAGCCAGCCGAGAATCCACTCAAGGCTCAGCGACTCGAAGCCAACCCAGCCGCCGACGCCACCCAAAATGCCATTGATCAGCGCGATTAACGCGATAAACGCTAGTAGCATGGCGCCGACGTTAGCGGCCAGCATAAGACCAGAGGTCGCACCGGATGCAGCCGCGTCCAACACGTTGGTGGGTTTGTCTTCCTGTTCTTTAAGCTCTTCTTCCACTTTGGAGACGCTGTCGCTGTCCTGGGCATCCTGGGTTTCGGGCATAATCAGCTTAGCGAACAGCAGGCCACCGGGGGCTGCCATAAAGGAGGCGGCGACCAGATATTCCATGGGAATGCCCAGGGCGGCGTAGCCCGCGAGCACCGAGCCGGCGACGGAAGCCAGGCCGCCGCACATAACGGCAAATAGCTGAGAAGGGGTCATCCGGGCAATAAACGGACGAACCACCAAGGGCGCTTCGGTTTGACCAACGAAGATGTTAGCCGTGGCCGACAGCGACTCGGTGCGCGAGGTACCCAGTGCTTTTTGCAGCGCGCCACCCAAGATGCGGATCACCCATTGCATGATGCCGAGGTAATACAGTACCGCGATCAGCGAGGAGAAAAAGATAATGACCGGCAGAACTTTAATGGCAAACACGAAGCCGACTTCGTCAGCATTGGCCAAGTCGCCGAACAAGAACTCGATGCCGTCATCGGCAAATACCAGAATCTGGCTGACGCCCGCCGAAATGGTTTGCAGTACCGTCTGGCCAAAAGGGACGTAGAGCACAAAGGCGCCGATACCCGCTTGAATGCCAAACGCGCCGAGCACAGTACGCAAGCGGATCGACTTGCGATCGTAAGAAAAGATCAGGGCGATGGCCACCAGAGTGACCATGCCGACCAGGCTCATCAGGAGTGTCATAGGGAAATCCTTCGCATCGCGTTAGGCGGTGTTACAGCAGGTTGAGCTTCACGGTGTAAATCATCGCATTCTGATAGTTGTCAGGCGTGCCCAACTTTTCATCAGAATAGCGATACTGGACGCCGGTGGTGACCAGCTCAGTCGGGTGCCACCAGAGACTTACCGCGCCATTGGTGCCTACGCTGTTGGCTTTATCGCCCACATAGTTCTGTTCCAGGTACTCATCGTCGCGGCCAAAGGTTTGCTCATGCCAGTTGGTGACGCCAAAGTCCTGTCCGAACGCGGTAAAGTCGTAACCCGCGACCCAGCCCGCCATAAAGCCGTTTGAGCCGGTGTAGCCGTCGCTTTGTACCCGGGCGGCGCCGATAAACGGCTTGAACCACAAACCGTTGTCTAACGTCTTGCGGTAGCCCAGGCCGAGAATCTGGTCCTGTTCACGGCTGTCATAACCGTAGTCCCGGAAGTCGTAAAGATGTGCATAGATAGAGAACGGGCTGTCGCCCAGGTAAATATGTGAGGTCAGCTTGCCCGCCGTGCGAAAGTTGTCCTTACCGCCGCTAGCCTCGTCGAACTGGTCGTTGGTGGGGTTTTCAAAATCAAAAAAGCCGTAAAATTCACCCCATTCGTAGCCCAGGCCGCCTTCGATTTCGAGAAACATGAAATCGCTTTTCGCCGCATTGTCAGCGGTACGGTCTTCGGTGCCGTCAGACCAGTCGAGGTAGTTGACCGATACATTGGCGAATGACCAAATTGGGTCGAAGGTGTCCGCGTTAGCGGTAGTGGCGGTACCGGCCATTAATACGCTGGCGCAAAGCGCTGTGAGCGAAGCGCGAGATGCAATAGCAGTAGTAAAACGAGTACGAGCAGTCATGGTAGCCTCAACAGGTTTGTTAGTTGCAGTTTTGATCCGCCTCGACGACGGACGTGAGGGCTGGCGTTGACCCGAGTCAGCGGGTTTTATTGAGTTGTAATGTTAAAATTATAACATTTAGTGTTATTTTTCTAACGCCAATTTGCAACTTTTATCACTTCAACGTCTATTAAATGAAAAATTGGTAACATAAAGTTTAATGGTCGTTGATTTAATGGTAATTCCGTGAGCGCTCGCTCAGCATAGGGAAGGCCCTCAGTGAAAAGGGATAAGCTCAGCGATAACCCTAGGCCCATCCAACGTACAACAGGCCGTTACCAGGAGAAGCTGTCAATGAAAGACCGAAGCGCGTTGCGCCTGGCAACGTTGCAGGAGACGTTAGCAAACGGTGGGACTCTGCATTTGCGCGATGCGGCTGAGCTGTGCGGTGTGTCCGAAATGACGATTCGACGGGATGTGAATGCCCATCCTCACGTCATTAGCTTGTTAGGTGGCCGGCTGGTCATGGCGCATACCCCAGGCGTTACGCCGGTATACGACTTAACCGAGCAGCAGGCCAGCCATTACCAAGCAAAAAACCGCTTATGCCAACGAGCTCAACGTTTCATAGAGGATGGCGATACGCTATTTGTCGACTGCGGTTCAACGCTCATGCCACTAATGAACCAGTTGGGCAGCTATCGCGAGCTCACCGTGATCACCTATGCCCTAAACGTGGCGAACGCGGTAGCCCCTTTGCCCAACGTACGGCTGGTGCTGCTGGGTGGATTGTTTTATGCCGCGTCGCAAACGTTTGCCAGTGACAGCATGGCGGAGTCAATCGAGCGGTTGGGTATCAATAAGGCGTTTATTTCGGCCGCGGGTGTCGATGTGCAGCGTGGGGTGAGTTGTTTTCACTTCCATGAGGTGCTGCCTAAACAGGCAGCTATGGCTGCTGCCATGCAGCGTCTATTGGTCGTAGATGCAAGCAAATTTGGTGTTGTGCGCCCTGCCTATTTTGCCTCAGTGAGTGAGTTTGATGTGATAGTGACTGACGAAGAGGGCGCATCACCCTTTCTCAGTGATGGGCTCCGTGACCAAGGTCTCGGCCTGCCGACTATTACGGTGGCGTAAGCTTAGTTTTCATTAAATTAGCCAAGTTTTCTTTAAGCCGCAGGCCATTCGTGGCAAAATCCGCCGCGTTTACCTGCGGCAAATCGTCTCTTCTCTTCTGCATCATTGATGCGAGAATAGCGTCCGTCTGCGGTAATTGTGTTTGGCGATAGTCTGCCAAGCGATCCTCTCTCGCGATCAGACGTCGACGTTAAGCGGTTGCTTATCGGCTGCGTTTGCTCAAGAGACTTTGTTGGCTTGCTACCTTAGCAGCTTGTTCACAATGTTTGCCTCCCAGCCCTGACGAGGTCGTAACATGAGAAAAAACCTCTACGCCAAAGCGGCAGGTCTTCTACTGCTGCTTTCTTTATTTTTACTGCTGGGTGGTTGTAGCTCGGCGTTGATGGACCCGAAGGGTCAAATCGGCGCCGAGCAACGCACCCTGATTCTGACAGCCTTTGGCATTATGCAGATCGTCGTGCTTCCCGTTATCGGGATGACGCTGTTCTTTGCCTGGCGTTATCGCCGCGGCAATCATAATGCTGCTTACACGCCTGATTGGGCTCACAACACCTGGGTCGAAGTGGTGGTGTGGCTGATTCCGTGCGTCATCGTTCTCTTCCTTGCCGGGTTGACGTGGTATACCTCGAACAGCCTGGATCCGCACAAGTCCATTGCTGAGGAAGACGAAGAGACGTTTGAAATCCAGGCTGTAGCGATGGATTGGAAGTGGCTGTTCATCTATCCCGAGCAGGGCATTGCCACGGTCAACGAGGTGGCGTTCCCCGCGGATACGCCGATACGGTTCCGGGTGAGTTCTGCGTCAGTGATGAATTCGTTCTTCATCCCTGATCTCGGCAGTCAAATCTATGCCATGGCGGGTATGGATAATGACGTTCATCTGGTTGCTGATGAGGAAGGCACTTACCCAGGCCGTTCCACCAACTACAGCGGTTCAGGCTTCTCTGGCATGACCTTTGAAGCGCATGCGACCTCTGATGAAGGCTTCGATGAGTGGGTGGACGAAGTGAGAGAGTCCTCTGATTCGATAAGCTTCGACGATGGCTATCTCGAGTTGTTAAAGCCAAGCCGTAATCATCCGGTCGAGTACTTCTCTGAAGTATCGCCGACCCTTTATGACGACATTCTCAACACTTACCACAGCGGTGAGCCTGTTGATGTGTTGCCTAATGAGACCGGATACAAACATGCCAGTAGCGATCATCAAGAGCAGGACGGCGATATGGCGATGAACGCGGAGGCAGCGGAGTAAACTATGTTTGGAAAACTCGGTTTAGACTCGATCCCCTTTTACGATCCCATCATCGTATCGCTCATGATCATGACCGCCTTGGGCGGAGCGGTGGTGTTAGGGGGTGTTACCTACTACCGCAAGTGGGGCTATCTGTGGAGCGAGTGGGTAACCTCGGTCGATCATAAAAAGATCGGGATCATGTATTTCATCGTGGCCCTGGTGATGCTGGTCCGCGGTATTGGTGAAGCGCTGATGATGCGTGCCCAGCTGGCGATTGCCTCTGGCGGAGCAGAAGGCTTCCTGCCGCCGGAGCATTACGACCAACTGTTCACGACCCACGGCGTGATCATGATCTTCTTCGTGGCCATGCCCATGGTCATCGGTTTGATGAACTTGGTCGTGCCGCTACAGATCGGTGCCCGCGACGTTGCCTACCCGTTCCTGAACAACCTCAGCTTCTGGCTGTTTGTATCCGGTGCGATGATCGTCAACCTATCTCTGTTTATCGGCGAGTTTGGTACCACTGGCTGGTTGGCCTACGCGCCTCTCTCGGGGATTGAGTACAGTCCAGGGGTCGGGGTCGATTACTGGATATGGGCGTTGCAGATATCCGGGGTAGGGACCACGTTGACGGGTATCAACTTCTTCGTGACGATCCTGAAAATGCGTGCGCCGGGCATGAAGATGTTCCGCATGCCGATCTTTACGTGGACATCGCTGTGCGCCAACGTGCTGATCATCGCGTCGTTCCCGATTCTGACCGCGACGATTGCGCTGCTCACCCTTGATCGTTACCTGGGGATGAACTTCTTCACCAACGATCTTGGCGGCAACGTGATGATGTACGTCAACCTCATCTGGGCCTGGGGCCATCCTGAGGTGTACATCCTGATTCTGCCGGCCTTTGGGGTATTCTCTGAAGTCGTGGCGACGTACGCCCGCAAGCGATTGTTCGGTTACACCACCATGGTCTGGGCGACCGTTGCGATTACGCTGCTGTCCTTCATCGTATGGCTGCACCACTTCTTCACCATGGGGGCGGGGGCCAACGTCAATGCCTTCTTCGGCATCATGACGATGATCATTGCCATTCCCACGGGTGTGAAGGTATTTAACTGGCTGTTCACCATGTACCGCGGCAGCATCGAGCTGTCTGTGCCCATGCTGTGGCTCATCGGTTTCATCATCGTCTTTACCATCGGTGGTATGACCGGTGTGATGCTGTCGGTGCCAGCCGCTAACTTTGTGCTGCATAACAGCCTGTTCGTTATTGCCCACTTCCATAACGTCATCATCGGCGGCGTGGTCTTCGGCATGATGGCGGGAATGTACTACTGGTTCCCGAAGGCGTTTGGCTTCAAGCTCGACGAAAAGTGGGGCAAGCGCAGCTTCTGGTGCTGGTTGATCGGCTTTCTCATGGCCTTTATGCCGCTCTATGTGCTCAGCTTCGATGGGGCCGTGCGTCGCATGTCGTCTTACGAAGCCACTGAATGGCAGCCGTTGATGATCGTCGCCTTTATCGGAGCATGTATCATCATGCTGGGTATCTTATCGACACTGATCATGGTGGCGGTCAGCATCAAGAATCGTCATAGCATGAAGTATGCCGACATGAGCGGTGACCCGTGGGATGGCCGTACCCTGGAGTGGGCAACCTCTTCGCCTGCGCCTTTCTATAACTTCGCGCATCTGCCGAAAATCAGCGGTATCGATGATTTCTGGCGCCAGAAGCAGGAAGGTCGTGAAGCAATTGGTACTGGGCCTTACCAGGACATCCATATGCCGCGGAATACCATTGCGGGACCGGTGATCAGTCTGTTTTCGATGATCTTTGGCTTTGCCCTGGTATGGCACATCTGGTGGTTGGCGATTGTCGGTGGTATCGGCATGTTCGTCGCCTTCATCGCCCGTGTCGCCAATGACGATATCGATTACTACGTGCCGGCGGCTGAAGTCGAGCGTATTGAGACTGAGCATAAGCAACGCCTCGAAGAGTATCGGGAGTGGGTCAAGCAGCATCCCGAAGAAGCGTCTCATCTACAGGTTCGGATGCAGGGGTAACCATGGCGAGCGAAGCAGTAAGTAACCACGACGATCACGCGCATCCAGTGACGCATGATCACCACGATACCGGCAGCATCAAGGTGTTCGGTTTCTGGGTTTACCTGATGAGCGATTTGGTGATCTTCGGAACACTATTCGCAACTTTTGCCGTGCTCCTTCGGGGCACGGCCGGTGGACCCGACGGCTCCGAGATCTTTGATTTACCGCTGATTTTAGCCGGTACATTTGCACTGTTGATCAGTAGTTTTACCTACGGGATGGCGGTGCTGGCAATGACCGCCGAGAAGGTTGACCAAGTCAAGAAATGGCTGTGGATCACCTTCGTGCTGGGGGCGGCCTTTATCGCCATGGAGATTTATGAGTTCCAGCACCTCATTCATCTCGGCTACGGGCCTGATCGCAGCGCCTTTTTATCTGCCTTCTTTACACTGGTTGGCACCCACGGTCTCCACGTGACCTTCGGGCTGATCTGGATCCTGGTGGTACTTTATCAATTGCGCACCAAGGGTCTGAACGACATGACACGTCCGCGTATCCTATGCTTAAGCTTGTTCTGGCACTTCTTGGATATTGTTTGGATTTGTGTGTTTTCATTCGTCTACCTGATGGGGGTTCTGTAATATGGATGATTCACCCACTTCACACGGCAGCGTAAAGTCGTATGTGACAGGCCTCATTCTGTCCATCGTGCTCACTATTATCCCCTTCTCGGTGGTAATGAGTGGTGCGTTGAGCATGAATGCCACCGTTTGGACGATTGTTATAACCGCCATAGCCCAGATTCTGGTGCAGCTTGTGATGTTCATGCACATGGACACTAAGCAAGAGGAAGGTTGGAACTTCATGTCCTTCGTCTTCACCCTGATTATTCTCGGCCTGGTTGTTGGAGGTTCGTTGTGGATCATGCATCACCTGCACCTCAATCTGCACATCGGGTAACGTTTATGGCAAAGATGGGCGATTATTTCGCCCTCACCAAACCGGGTATCATTGGTGGTAATACCATTTCAGTCATGGGCGGCTATTTTTTAGCCGCCCGCGGCGATTTTGATTTGCTGCTGTTTTTGAGCGCGGTGGTG harbors:
- a CDS encoding phosphopentomutase, translated to MRRAIVVVLDSFGIGSAPDAEKFGDQGADTLGHIAAACARGEADTAERSGPLKLPNMAALGLFHAHRDATGSVAEGVDLPNTLEGAYAHAKEISSGKDTPSGHWEIAGVPVRFDWGYFLDKTNSFPAELLDRIVEEANLPGVIGNCHASGTEIIARLGEEHVATGKPIVYTSADSVFQIAAHEEHYGLERLYELCETVRGLLEPYNIGRVIARPFVGDDSASFARTGNRRDYSVEPPTPTVLQKLAEAGGEVVSIGKIADIYAHCGITHKVKASGHDALMEATLGEIARTAKETSDRPTMIMANFVDFDSVYGHRRDVPGYAAALEHFDARLPELFAALNDDDLLLLTADHGCDPSWEGTEHTREYVPVMVRGAGFAPGPMGERGTFADIGQTLADYFALEAMADGDSFLPNAA
- the deoA gene encoding thymidine phosphorylase, with translation MASQHTLLPQELIRLKRDGQPLPAEEIKAFVQSIADDRISDAQISAFTMAVFLNGMSREEVVALTTATRDSGHVMNWDSLNLPGPVVDKHSTGGVGDLVSLVLGPWVAACGAFVPMISGRGLGHTGGTLDKLESIPGYNPYPAPERFGDVVKSTGVAIIGQTGNLAPADKRIYGVRDVTATVESIPLITASILGKKLASGLDALVMDVKVGSGAFMPTPEKSRELAKSIANVATQAGTPTTALLTDMSQPLAPCAGNAVEIVETLALLRGERSDSRVMQVTRELAVEMLMAGKLAASRDEALAKLEKALTSGAAAEVFARMVHELGGPADFMERSDSYLATASVVQAVYPEQDGIVQRIDTRAVGMSVVELGGGRLRNDASVDHSVGFSDIAEIGVRVDSQRPIAMVHAQSEDAAARAADQLRAAVTLGEQPATADKLLQDTFRGEA
- the deoC gene encoding deoxyribose-phosphate aldolase, translating into MSMTASINVTLAARQALSLMDLTSLNDTDTDATIESLCQQAKTPYGHPAAVCIYPQFVVTARRALTAHKLSGEVKIATVTNFPLGGDDIMGAARETREAVASGADEVDVVFPYRALMAGDEDTGRELVEMCHAACGGQALLKVIIESGELKDPALIKRASELAIEGGADFIKTSTGKVAVNATLEAAEIMLKAIKASGKDVGFKAAGGVKTAEDAAEYLALAANIMGNQWVSAKHFRFGASSLLGNLLNTLDGNPRSTTEGGY
- a CDS encoding NupC/NupG family nucleoside CNT transporter; protein product: MTLLMSLVGMVTLVAIALIFSYDRKSIRLRTVLGAFGIQAGIGAFVLYVPFGQTVLQTISAGVSQILVFADDGIEFLFGDLANADEVGFVFAIKVLPVIIFFSSLIAVLYYLGIMQWVIRILGGALQKALGTSRTESLSATANIFVGQTEAPLVVRPFIARMTPSQLFAVMCGGLASVAGSVLAGYAALGIPMEYLVAASFMAAPGGLLFAKLIMPETQDAQDSDSVSKVEEELKEQEDKPTNVLDAAASGATSGLMLAANVGAMLLAFIALIALINGILGGVGGWVGFESLSLEWILGWLFAPLAFLLGVPWEEATLAGSFIGQKLVVNEFVAYINLAPYIEGEQMVAATGQAMTPHTTAILSFALCGFANLSSIAILLGGLGSIAPTRRKEIARFGVKAVLAGTLSNLMSASIAGFFIALGSAAT
- a CDS encoding outer membrane protein OmpK encodes the protein MTARTRFTTAIASRASLTALCASVLMAGTATTANADTFDPIWSFANVSVNYLDWSDGTEDRTADNAAKSDFMFLEIEGGLGYEWGEFYGFFDFENPTNDQFDEASGGKDNFRTAGKLTSHIYLGDSPFSIYAHLYDFRDYGYDSREQDQILGLGYRKTLDNGLWFKPFIGAARVQSDGYTGSNGFMAGWVAGYDFTAFGQDFGVTNWHEQTFGRDDEYLEQNYVGDKANSVGTNGAVSLWWHPTELVTTGVQYRYSDEKLGTPDNYQNAMIYTVKLNLL
- a CDS encoding DeoR family transcriptional regulator, which encodes MKDRSALRLATLQETLANGGTLHLRDAAELCGVSEMTIRRDVNAHPHVISLLGGRLVMAHTPGVTPVYDLTEQQASHYQAKNRLCQRAQRFIEDGDTLFVDCGSTLMPLMNQLGSYRELTVITYALNVANAVAPLPNVRLVLLGGLFYAASQTFASDSMAESIERLGINKAFISAAGVDVQRGVSCFHFHEVLPKQAAMAAAMQRLLVVDASKFGVVRPAYFASVSEFDVIVTDEEGASPFLSDGLRDQGLGLPTITVA
- the cyoA gene encoding ubiquinol oxidase subunit II, with product MRKNLYAKAAGLLLLLSLFLLLGGCSSALMDPKGQIGAEQRTLILTAFGIMQIVVLPVIGMTLFFAWRYRRGNHNAAYTPDWAHNTWVEVVVWLIPCVIVLFLAGLTWYTSNSLDPHKSIAEEDEETFEIQAVAMDWKWLFIYPEQGIATVNEVAFPADTPIRFRVSSASVMNSFFIPDLGSQIYAMAGMDNDVHLVADEEGTYPGRSTNYSGSGFSGMTFEAHATSDEGFDEWVDEVRESSDSISFDDGYLELLKPSRNHPVEYFSEVSPTLYDDILNTYHSGEPVDVLPNETGYKHASSDHQEQDGDMAMNAEAAE
- the cyoB gene encoding cytochrome o ubiquinol oxidase subunit I gives rise to the protein MFGKLGLDSIPFYDPIIVSLMIMTALGGAVVLGGVTYYRKWGYLWSEWVTSVDHKKIGIMYFIVALVMLVRGIGEALMMRAQLAIASGGAEGFLPPEHYDQLFTTHGVIMIFFVAMPMVIGLMNLVVPLQIGARDVAYPFLNNLSFWLFVSGAMIVNLSLFIGEFGTTGWLAYAPLSGIEYSPGVGVDYWIWALQISGVGTTLTGINFFVTILKMRAPGMKMFRMPIFTWTSLCANVLIIASFPILTATIALLTLDRYLGMNFFTNDLGGNVMMYVNLIWAWGHPEVYILILPAFGVFSEVVATYARKRLFGYTTMVWATVAITLLSFIVWLHHFFTMGAGANVNAFFGIMTMIIAIPTGVKVFNWLFTMYRGSIELSVPMLWLIGFIIVFTIGGMTGVMLSVPAANFVLHNSLFVIAHFHNVIIGGVVFGMMAGMYYWFPKAFGFKLDEKWGKRSFWCWLIGFLMAFMPLYVLSFDGAVRRMSSYEATEWQPLMIVAFIGACIIMLGILSTLIMVAVSIKNRHSMKYADMSGDPWDGRTLEWATSSPAPFYNFAHLPKISGIDDFWRQKQEGREAIGTGPYQDIHMPRNTIAGPVISLFSMIFGFALVWHIWWLAIVGGIGMFVAFIARVANDDIDYYVPAAEVERIETEHKQRLEEYREWVKQHPEEASHLQVRMQG
- the cyoC gene encoding cytochrome o ubiquinol oxidase subunit III, encoding MASEAVSNHDDHAHPVTHDHHDTGSIKVFGFWVYLMSDLVIFGTLFATFAVLLRGTAGGPDGSEIFDLPLILAGTFALLISSFTYGMAVLAMTAEKVDQVKKWLWITFVLGAAFIAMEIYEFQHLIHLGYGPDRSAFLSAFFTLVGTHGLHVTFGLIWILVVLYQLRTKGLNDMTRPRILCLSLFWHFLDIVWICVFSFVYLMGVL
- the cyoD gene encoding cytochrome o ubiquinol oxidase subunit IV — encoded protein: MDDSPTSHGSVKSYVTGLILSIVLTIIPFSVVMSGALSMNATVWTIVITAIAQILVQLVMFMHMDTKQEEGWNFMSFVFTLIILGLVVGGSLWIMHHLHLNLHIG